In Agrobacterium vitis, one genomic interval encodes:
- a CDS encoding ABC transporter ATP-binding protein gives MTIAMQAARSGAIFLADLSASVDDVAAVNSAKASSNALALSGVTLSFGGVIALSDIDLKVSKGEIRAIIGPNGAGKSSIINVISGLYQPDHGRVSIGELHFSRVPTQRFAQLGIARTFQNLALFKGLSVLDNVMAGRVYRNRSSFVEQIIGYGRAAREHKDARDKSVAILDFLHLTDLRDRLAGTLPYGLQKRVELARALVAEPDILLLDEPMAGMTATEKNEMAHYVRAARDEFGTTVVLIEHDIGVVMGLSDHVAVLDYGRKIADGTPAEISADQKVIDAYLGVAPENEDGDGI, from the coding sequence ATGACGATTGCTATGCAGGCGGCCCGATCTGGTGCCATTTTCTTGGCTGATCTGAGCGCATCGGTGGATGATGTGGCTGCGGTCAACAGTGCAAAGGCTTCCTCAAATGCCTTGGCCCTCTCTGGGGTCACTCTGTCTTTTGGAGGCGTTATAGCGCTCAGCGATATTGATCTGAAGGTGAGCAAAGGTGAGATCCGCGCCATTATCGGCCCGAATGGTGCTGGTAAGAGCTCCATCATTAACGTGATCAGCGGTCTCTATCAGCCGGATCACGGCCGCGTTTCCATCGGCGAACTCCATTTCAGCCGCGTGCCGACCCAGAGGTTCGCGCAGCTTGGTATTGCCCGAACCTTTCAAAACCTCGCCCTGTTCAAGGGGTTGAGTGTTCTGGACAATGTCATGGCGGGCCGCGTTTACCGCAATAGATCCAGTTTTGTGGAGCAGATCATCGGCTATGGCAGGGCTGCCCGTGAGCATAAGGATGCCCGCGACAAATCGGTGGCAATTCTCGATTTTCTGCATCTCACCGACCTCAGGGATCGCCTTGCGGGTACTTTGCCTTACGGTCTTCAAAAGCGGGTGGAGCTTGCCCGTGCCCTGGTCGCAGAGCCCGACATCTTGCTGCTGGACGAACCAATGGCTGGCATGACAGCCACCGAGAAAAACGAAATGGCGCATTATGTGCGCGCCGCACGGGATGAATTTGGCACCACTGTGGTGTTGATCGAGCACGATATTGGCGTCGTTATGGGCCTTTCCGACCATGTGGCGGTGCTGGATTACGGGCGGAAAATTGCCGATGGCACACCAGCGGAAATTTCCGCTGACCAGAAAGTCATTGATGCCTATCTCGGTGTTGCACCAGAGAATGAAGACGGAGATGGCATTTGA